Genomic window (Lewinellaceae bacterium):
TAACCGGCACGGTCTACCCGCAGGTTTCCGCGTCGGGCCAGGGTTCCTATTACACCAACCTGCCGCTGATCCAGTTTCCTTCTTCCAATTTTCCCATCTACGAGGTATTGCAGGACTTAGGGGTAAAAGACGGGAATGGCAACCCGGTAAGCACCAGCGACGCCACCACCACCTCCCAGGCCATTAGTTTTGTGGCCCCGCTGAATGTTCAATACGGGATCACCGTCAACCAGTTGATTTTTCAACCGGATATCTTCATCGCCCTGCAGGCGAAGGAAACGATACTCCAGTACAACCGGGACAACCTTAGCGTATCGGAAAACAACGTCAAGGAGGCCGTGCAAAAAGCCTACTACTCGGTGCTTATTGCCGAAGAACAAAAGCGCATTTTGGATGAGACCGCATTGAGGCTGGATCAGCTCATCGCTGAAATGAACAAAATGTACAAAAGCGGCTTTGTGGAAAAGCTGGACATCGACAAACTCACGGTATCCCAAAACAACACTACTGCCGCCATCAACCAGCTTGTAAATTCCATCAACATCAGCAAGTCGCTGCTGAAAAACGCCGTAGGCCTGCCCATCAATGACGAGCTCAACCTCACGGAAAAACTGGAGCCCCAGGATTTGAAAGCCCTGCTGCTCGTGAATACCAGTGATTTCAATTATGAAAACAGAAGCGAGATTGTGTTGCTGAATACCGCCCGGCAATTGCAGGAAATCGATGTAAAAAGGCAGAAAGCGGCCAAACTGCCGACGGTATCGGCTTTCTATCAATTGCAAAGATCAGGCCAGCGAAACCCCGATTTCGCGCCGCCGGGAGGCAGCCCCTGGTTTTGGTACACCACCGGCTTGCTGGGCCTTAGCGTGAATCAGCCGATCTTCGACGGGTTCCAGACAAAACACAAAACCGGCCAGGCCAAATTAAACCTCCTGAAAGTCGACAATAGCCTCAGCCAGTTGAAACGAGCCATCGACCTGGAGCAAAATATTGCCAGAAATTCGCTGAGCAATGCCTTGCTCAATCTCGACGTGCAGGAGAGCAACACCGAACTGGCCCGGGAAGTATTTGAAACCACTAAAAAGAAATACGAGGCGGGTGTCGGGTCCAGCCTCGAATTGATCCAGGCGGACACTGAATTGCAACGGGCGCAGGGCGCTTACTTCCAGGCGCTTTACGATTGCTACATCGCCAGGATCGCTGTCTACAAATCACTCGGCAAACTATAAACGCTAAAAAACAATACAATGCGAACCATTCTATATGTGGCCTTCCTTGTTGCCTTTGCCCATTCCTGCAACAAAAATGAAGGTTCTGCCCCTGCCGGGAACAGCCTGGCGGCCAAAAACGCAGAATTGGCCAAATTGAAAAACCAGCAATCGAATCTGGCGAAAAAAATAGCTGCGGTGGAAGCGGAAATCATAAAACTGGATCCGTCCAAAGCCGTGCAGCCCAAGCTGGTCTCCATTGCCGAAATCGCGCCGGAGGGCTTTGAAGCTTACATCAACCTTCAGGGAACCGTGAGTTCGGAAAACATTTCCTACGTGGCGCCGAGAAATGGCATGGGCGGCTATGTGAAAGAATTGCTCATCAAAGAAGGGCAATACGTAAAAAAAGGGCAGTTGATCCTGAAACTGGACGACCAGGTGTTGCGGCAATCCATCGCATCCACCAGAACGCAACTCGCTTTTGCGCAAGACTTATACGAAAGGACAAAAACCCTTTGGGATGACAAAATCGGAACGGAAGTGCAATTGCTCAACGCGAAAAACAATGTCGATGGCCTAAAAAACCAGATCGCGCTCCAGGAAGAACAACTCAATACGTACCTCGTTTATGCGGATCAAAGCGGTATTGCAGAAATTGTAAACATAAAACCGGGCGAGCTTTTCACCGGAGTGGGCGCTGCCGGCCCACAGATACAAATCGTCAACAACAACGACCTCTCCGTCGAAGTGGATATTCCCGAAAATTATGCCACGGAAGTAAAAGTGGGCACGGAAGTTTTGGTTGAAATCCCTGCCATTGACAAGGCCTTTAAAACCACCATCGGCCGGATCAGCCAATCCGTCAATGCCGCTTCTGTAGGATTCACGGCGGTGTGCAAAATCCCTTCAGTTGCGGGCTTAAAGCCCAATATGTCTGCCTCGGTCAAAATCCTGAGCCATTCCAATGCCAGGGCTATTGTCATTCCGGTGAACATCGTGCAGTCGGATGAAAAAGGAAAATATGTTTACCTGATGGCCGAAAACGGAGGCAAAAAAACTGCGAAAAAAGTAAACGTAACCCTGGGCGAACTCTATGGCGACCAGATAGAAATACTCGACGGCTTGCAACCGGGAGATCAATTGGTCACGAAGGGGTATCAGGATTTGTACGATGGGCAGGCGGTAAATGACATCTAAGGTTAATCGAGGGGTGCGCATAATGGTTTTATAATCCTTATTTCCACCCCCCGACCCCCGCCAGCGGGCAGGGCCGATCAGTTCTCGGAGGAGAAACCGCAAAATGCAAAATACTGAATGCAAAATTTAAAATGGGTGCCGGGGAGCAGCCCTTTGTAAGCCGGTTTTCAATTTTAAATTTCGCGGTTCTGCATTTTGCGGTTAAAAAAATCGGCGTAAAAAAGGCCCAAAAAAGAACTGATCGACCTTGCGCCAGCGGGGGAGAACACATTACTAAATCAAAGTTAATGTCCCCCGCTGGCGGCTACGAGTTGTACATAAATATTTTCTTCTGGAAAAAGCCCCAACGGGGCAATATATGATAGCCCAGGACAACGTCCTGGGTATTAAAATCGGGTATCATTCAAGCCCTGAAAGGGCGAAATAATTCTTCCCATGCCTTATTTCGCCCTTAGTCAACCGGATACGGCGACAAACAATACAAAAAGCCATGCAAAGGACAAAAAAAGCACCGGAAGTATTCAAAGAATTCAAGCCTACCAGTTGGGCGGTGGACAATAAAACGGCGATGTACATCATCACCATTATCATCACGCTGTATGGGTTCTACACGTTTACCACGCTGCCCAAAGAGCAATTTCCCGACATCGTAGTCCCGACCATATCCGTGACGACCGTGTACGTGGGCAATTCTCCTCAGGACATCGAAAACCTGGTGACCCGGCCCATCGAAAAACAGATCAAGGGCATTTCCGGCGTGAAGGTCAACAAGGTGAATTCTATCTCGATGACGGACTACAGCATCATCATCGTAGAATTCGACACCGACATCACTCCGGAACTCGCCAAGCAAAAAGTAAAAGACGCGGTCGACAAAGCCAAAACCGACCTGCCCGCCAACCTCACCAGCCAACCCGATGTGGTGGAATTTTCCTTCAGCGATATGCCGATCCTGTTCGTCAACATCAGCGGCGATTACGACGGTTTGAAGCTAAAAAGCTTTGCGGATAAACTAAAGGACCGGTTTGAATCCTTGCCCGAAGTCAACAAGGCCGAAATAGTGGGGGCGCCGGAAAGAGAGATACAGATCAATGTGGATCCCCTCGCCATGGAAAAAGCGATGTTGACTTTTAATGACATCTCCAACGCCATCGCCAATGAAAACATGGACATCAGCGGGGGGCAACTGGAAGTAGGCGATATGGAGCGCGCGTTGAGGGTAAAAGGCCAATTGGCCAGCAGCCTCCAGTTATTTGATCTTGTAGTGAAAACGCCAACCGGCGGAAATGTGCGGTTGCAGGACATTGCAGAAATAAAAGACACGCTCAAGCAAAAAGAAAGCTTTGCCCGCCTGAACGGCAAAAACGTTATCACTCTCAACATCGTAAAAAGGCCGGGAGAAAACCTCATCGACTGTGCCGATCAGGTAAAGGCCATTGTGGCCGAGATGAAGGTTGCAGAATTGCCCAAAGACCTGGCCGTAGTCGTCACCGGCGACCAGAGCAGGCAGGCGGCCACCTCCTTCAACGAACTGGTCAACACCATCATCATCGGCTTCCTGCTGGTGTTGCTGGTATTGATGTTTTTTATGGGCGTGACCAACGCCTTTTTCGTGGCGCTGAGCGTTCCGTTGAGTGTATTTGTGGCCTTTATTTTTCTGCCCGCCGCCGACATCATCGTCGGCGGCAATGTCACCCTGAATTTCATTGTGCTGTTTGCCCTCCTTTTCGGCCTGGGCATCATCGTTGATGACGCCATCGTGGTCATCGAAAATACCCACCGCATTTTCGACAATGGCAAGGTACCCATTTTAAAAGCAGCTAAGATGGCTGCAGGCGAGGTATTTGTGCCTGTATTGGCAGGCACCGCCACGGTGGTTGCCCCCTTCTTTCCATTGCTGTTCTGGAAGGGCATCATCGGCAAGTTCATGATCTACCTGCCGACCATATTAATATTTACGTTGCTGGCGTCGCTCATCGTGGCTTTTATCATCAATCCGGTGTTCGCATCGAGCTTCATGAAGCCGGATGAAAAAGCGCCTCCGGGCAAATTGAATATTTTTAAAAAATGGTGGCTTTGGGCTTTGTTCATTGTTGGGATTTTAGCCAGAATGGCCGGGATCAAAGCCTTTGGCAGCTTCCTGATTATTTTGGCCATACTCCTCATCCTCAACCGCCTGGTGATTCAGGACCTCATTTTTGCATTCCAGCGTTGGATTCTTCCAAAATTGATGAATGGTTATGAAAGGCTGTTGAAATGGTTGTTGAAAGGAAGGCGGCCGGCATGGTCATTTTTCTCGGTGTTTATTCTGTTCTTCGTTTCCCTGTTCGCCCTCATCCTGAGGAATCCAGATTTTCCCTTTTTCCCCAGCGGCCAGCCGAACTTCATTTACGTGTACCTGAAAATGCCGATCGGCACGAAAGCCGAAGAGACCGACCGGGTTTTGAAACAATTGGAAGCCAAAACCAATCAGGCCCTGGCCAGTTTAAAACCCGGCCAACCTGGCTCCATTGTAGAAAGCATCATTTCCAATGTGGCGGTCAATGCCAACAACCCGATGGACAACAACCGAAGCGTGCAATCCAATTTGGGAAGGATACAGGTTTCTTTTGTTGAATTTGCTCAGCGCCCGGACCAGCCCACCCTTCCCTATCTCGACAGCGTGCGGGCACTGGTAAAGGGCATTCCCGGCGCCCAGGTCACCGTGGAACAGGAAGCCGCCGGGCCCCCAACCGAACCGCCGGTCAACATCGAAGTAGCCGGAGACGACTTTGACGCGATTGCAAAAGTAGCCAAAGACCTTTACAACTTCCTGGACACCAGCCGGGTCGATGGCATCGAAAACCTTGCCGTAGATGTCGACCTCAACAATCCGGAAGTAGCCATTACCGTGGATAAGGAAAGAGCGGCCATCGAAGGCATCAGTACGGCCCAGGTCGGGGACGCCATCCGCACGGCCCTGTTTGGCAGGGAAGCCAGTAAACTGAAGGACGGCGAAGATGAGTACGACATCATGGTCAGGTACAATGCCGAACAAAGACACAACCTGCAAAGCTTGCTGAATATGCGGATCACCTTCCGGGACTTCAACACGGGCAGGATCAGGCAGGTGCCCATCAGTTCGGTGACAAATTTTGATTTCACCAGCACGGCCGGCATGGTCAAAAGGAAAAATATGAAGAGGACGATACAGCTGCAGTCCGGTGTCACCGACCTTACCGCAGTGCCCACCATCAACCAGGAACTGGCGCGAAAAATAGAGCAGTTCAAGGCTTCCTATTCGATGCCGGAAGGCGTCTCGATCATTCAAACCGGCGAGAGCGAACAGCAACAGGAAACCAATGCTTTCCTGGGCAAAGCCTTGCTGATTGCTATGGGCCTTATCTTCCTGATACTGGTCTTGCAGTTCAATTCACTGAGCAAGCCTTTCATCATATTGTCTGAAATTTTATTTTCAGTAATTGGCGTCTTCTTCGGCTACGCCATCACCGGCATGACGATGCCGACCATCATGGTCCTGGTTGGCATTATTGGCCTGGCGGGCATCGTCATCAAAAACGGCATCCTGCTGATAGAATTTACCGACGAACTCAGAAAGCGGGGTTATAAAACAAGGGAAGCGGCCATCGAAGCCGGCAAGGTGCGGATCATTCCCGTGCTGCTCACCGCCGTGTCCACAGTATTGGGCCTGATTCCATTGGCCATCGGTTTCAACATCAATTTTGAGACCCTGCTTTCCGACTTCGACCCGCAAATCTGGATCGGCGGAGACAGCGTCGTTTTCTGGGGGCCGCTGGCGTGGACCATCATCTTCGGCCTGGTTTTCTCCTTCTTCCTCACCCTGCTGATGATACCGAGCATGTACCTCATTGCCGAACGGCTGAAGCGCCCCATGGCCAAATTCTACGGCACGAAGTTCATCGCTTTGCTGGGTTTCCTGGGGCCCTTCTTTTTCATCTTTGTCGGTTTGATGTATCTGGTGAGGTGGGTGACGGGGAGGAAGGTGTGGAATGGGGCTTATAAAGCTGGGGCTGGTGATTTTTGATTTTTGATTTTTGATTTGCGATTTGCGATTTTTGATTTGCGATTTTTGATTTGCGATTTTTGATTTGCGGCGTTTGCGGGCCCGTCTAGCCAGCATGTCCCGAACAGCACATTGCATGTCAAAAATCAAACATTTTAACCGGCACGGCAGCCTCGACGTTTTCCCGGGCGGCCTGGGCCGTTTCCACATTGGCATAAACGGCTTCATATTCTCCCGATTGGTTCAGGTAGGTTATCAGTGACAGCAAAGCGCTCGTCTTCCCGGTTTGGCGGGGAGCATGCAAAACAAAATATTTTTGCTGGCGAATGAGGGACATCACCTGCTTAAAATCCCAGCGGTCCCTGGCGTCCACATAGTAGTGAATACCGGTGATATGGGCCCGGCCGGGCTACCCGTCTAACGTTGGACAATAGCTGCCGGGGTTGTGTACGGTGTACGGGCCCAACGGTGGCGCGGGGTTGTGTACGGTGTACGAAGCACCACCTGGCTGTCCAACCTTAGAACGGTAGCCCCCGGCCGTATTGAAAAATTTTTCCATCGTTGTTTTATTGGACAAATTTACGGCCTTTTGTGCAATAAGGGCGTGTTGTCATGCAAAACCGGATGAATGTCAAAAACAAACCCCGTAGCCCCAGTTGGGCAGGCAGGCTGTAAATCTCAGAATCCAGTCCATAGGCAAAATCATTCAAAAATAATACCGGAGCAGTGTCCTGAAAGTCTCCCGGCTGTAGCGGGACACCGGTGGGTTGCCGTTGAGCAGTTCAATGAAATGGTCGGCCTGCTGCTGCACCCAGCGGCGCAGGGAGTCGGCGGCGGTATCTTTATTTTCTAAAAGATTGAACAAGGCGGCAGCCATTTCAAAAGTTTCTTTTTCGGACAAGCCGGGCCGTTGGCTGTTTTCCTGCAACCGGGCAACGGCTTCCCTGGTTTTGGGCCCTTCAAAAAACTGCCAGTCTTCCCGTTGCAGAGGGCTGCGCACCCACAATTTGAAGCAAAGCTTGAGTTTGTAGTACTGCCGGTGTCCTTTGAGCAGGGCTTCCAGGCGGCCCAGTTCATCGCGTATAGCCAGCTCTTCCAAAGGAGAGCGCTGCCGGGCGGCTTCTTCCGTCAGGGTTTCTGCCGAAAAAACCTGAGGCTGGTGCTTCCGGCGGCGGGCCGTCTCCAGGCAGCTGTTGTAAACGACCTTCGAGAAGTAAGTGCGCAGGTATACGCTGCCGTTGTATTGTTCCTGCATTCGGGCCATCTTCTTTTCCAGCAGTTCGACATTCACCTCCTGCACGATCTCCATTTTTTCCTCCGGCCGGAAGAAACCCCGGCTGATGAAACGGGCAACCGTAGCTTCTACAATAAACTGATAGTGAGCGAGGAGCTTGTCCGGCTCCTGGCGCAGCCATTCTGTTTCGCGGGTGTTCTGGTCCTTGATCACGGCCTGTCCTGTTAAAAAAAGCTTAAAGGGTTTTGAAAAAATTCCGTTCGAAGCATTCCGCTTCATATACGTAGGCGAAAGTAATTATTAATTCCGAGATGCCTGTTTAAAACGATCTAACATGAAAAACCCGATCTTTTTTCTTTTCGCTGTTTTACTGCTGAGCAACTGCAGCCGCGAATACTACAAAACAGCCGGCTACGAAGCCTATGCCCCCAAGCACCAACTCCTCGCCGTAGCTCCGGTTCAGACCATCACCTCCGGGCGCATCCCTCCGGAAGTGACCGAAGACATGATCCAACAGATCGAAGATGCCGAAAGCCAGGCTTTCCAGATTTCCCTCTTCAACGAGATCGCCCGCCGCAGCGGCAGCCGCCCCGGAGAGATACAGGTCAACCTGCAGCACTATTCCGAGACCAACGCCCGCCTCAAGGCAGCCGGCTATACTCCCCGCGAAAGCCTGGACCTCCCGCCTGCCGAACTGGCCAAAATACTGGGCGTCGACGCCGTAGTGCGCGCCACCGTCCGCAAAACTCAATACCTGACCGACCTGGAAGCCTTTGGATTCGACATGGCCAGCACCTTCCTTTTTATCTTCACCGACTGGCCCATCTGGTTCCTCCCGGATACCAGGACTGCCGACGTAGACGCTTCCTGCAGCATCCTCGACGGCGACTCCGGCGTCCCCATCTGGTCTACCAACCGCCGCTGGCGGCTGGACTGGAACCGCCGCCACAACGAGATTGTCGACAACATCAGCCGCAAAATGGCGAGGCGGTTTCCGTATCGGGAGATTTGATTGTGTACCAACCAGTGCACCAGTGTACCAGTGTACCAGTGTACCAGTACACCAGTGTACCAGTGTACCAGTACACCAGTGTACCAGTGTACCAGTACACCAGTGTACCAGTGTACCAGTGCACCAGTGCACCAGTGCTCCAGTGCACCAGTGTACCAGTGCACCAGTGTACCAGTGCTCCAGTGCACCAGTGCACCAGTGTACCATTGCACCAGTTCTACTAACCCAATAATACTGATACACCGATACACCAAAACACTGACCCCTATTTCACCCCGGGCGAGGCGGGACTGCTGTGCCCGCTCCGCCCCCAAACACCTCTCAAAATGAAAATGATCCTAAGCACTCTATTGACTGCCACCCTGTTGATCGGCATTACCCAGCTGGCGGAAGGCCAATGCTGGAAAAGCCGCCAAAAAACCGGTTATTTCGACGTTAACATCGGACTGGGCCTGTTGCCCACTTACGCCAAAGACGGAGGGCACCCGGCGGGGCTGCCCATCAGCGCCAGCCTGAACTATCGGATACAGGAAAATTTCAGCCTGGGCGCCTTTGCCGGCTATTCCTTTACCCAGGGCAGGCGCGTTTTTACCGGTAGCCTAACGGCTGCTCCCTGGCAAAACCGCACTACAGTAGCCGGCCTGCGGTTTGCCGCCCATTCCAACCCGGTTGGCGACTGGGAGTTCTATGGGGGAATGGCGGGAGGTTTACACCTCAGCCGGTTTGATATCATGGAAGCAGAGGCGCGGGAGAAAGCCCTGCGGCACGGCTTCCACGCCAGGCAGTCGAAATGCTACGCCACCGGCTTTCTGGGCGCCCGTTACTGCCTGAGGAAAAACCTGGGCCTGTTTTCGGAGGTTGGGATGGGAGACTCCCTGCTGAAGATGGGCATGAGTTTGAGGTTTTGATTCGTGATTCGTAACTCGTAATTCGTAGATTCGTAACGGCTCTTTCAGGGCTATATAAGCCTTCAGGATGCCTGAAAAGCCTGCTTGTTGCCCTTTGGAAGCAGTCGAATCACGAATCAACGGTTCACGAATCACGGCTGAAGCTCAACTGCTGAATAGTCACTTTTACACAAAAAAAAGAGCTTTGCAACACGCAAGGCTCTTTTTTGTTTTGGAAGAGTAAGGTCTTAATCGAACAAAACATCAAAACATGCGGACACACCAATACTTTCTACTTATTGCCCTGGCACTGCTGGCTTTTGGCTGCAACAATACAGCAACTGAGGCAACCGATAAAAACAGCAACGAGGTTCAACCCAGCAACCAGTGGGACGACCCCACCATCGAACTGCCGGGCGGTTTCCGCGCGGTCGTAGTGGCCGACAGCGTCGGGCGCGCGCGCCATATTGCCGTTCGTGACAATGGAGACATCTATATACAGCTGAACAGCGAACACAATGGCAAAGGCATCGCCGCGCTGCGGGACGAAGACGGCGACGGCCATGCCGACCGCATCGAGTACTTCGGCAGCCATACCGGCACCGGCATCGAAATTCAAGGCGATTTCCTGTACTGTTCGTCCGACCTGGTGGTCTACCGCTATCCGCTGCCGCAGGGAGGCAAACTCCTGCCCGACGAAAGCCAGCGGGCGTTGGTGGCGGGCGGCTTCCCAAAGCAGGACCAGCACGAGTCCAAATCCTTTACGTTAAACGGGGAAGGGCAGCTCTTTGTCAACGTCGGCGCTCCTTCCAACGCCTGCATGGTCCAGGCCCGCACCAGGGGATCCACCGGGCAGGACCCCTGCCCGCAGTTGCAGTGGCAGGCCGGCATCTGGAAGTTTGAAACAGGCAAACTGGCGCAAACTCAAAAGGAGGACGGGCAGCGCTACGCCACCGGCCTGCGCAACTGCGTTGCTATACAGTGGAATCCGGTAACCAACAGCTTGTTTGCCCTGCAACACGGGCGCGACCAGCTGAGTTACCTCTATCCCGAAATGTATACCGACCAGGACAATGCCGAGCTGCCTGCCGAAGAGTTCGTCAGCGTCAGCGAGGGCGATGATTTTGGCTGGCCATATTGCTACTATGACCAGCGCAAAGGGCAGAAAACACTGGCTCCGGAATACGGCGGCGACGCCAGCCAGCAGGGCCGCTGCGCCGATGTGAAGCAACCCATCCTGGCATTCCCCGGCCATCTGGCGCCCAATGACCTGGTTTTCTACACCGCCACCCAATATCCGGAAAAATACCACAACGGCGCTTTTATTGCCTTCCATGGGTCCTGGAACCGGGCGCCCCTGCCTCAGAAAGGATTCTTTGTAGCCTTTGTGCCCATGAAGGATGGCCTGCCTGCCGGCGACTGGGAAATCTTCGCCGGCAACATCGCCGGCATAGACAACATCGCCTCGCCAAGAGACGCCCACCACCGGCCCACTGGCCTGGCAGTAGGGCCGGATGGGGCGCTGTACATCACCGACTCTGTTAATGGGAAGGTATGGAAGGTGGTGTACGAAGCGGTAAAGTAGGAACAGGATCGCAGGATGACAGGGATTTACCCTGTGAAATAGCCAAGAAGGAACCAAGTGTTATTTCACAGGGTGAATAGGATTGCAAACATCCCGAAAATGCCCCGATGATCAATCCCCGGCAGGATGAAAAAACAAATTCACTCCCAACCTCAGCCCGATGCCGCTACTCAGGAAGGTGTAAAACCGGTTGTCCTGCCGGCTGCCGGCGCCAGGCTCTTTGACGGTGGATTTTTCCGACTCATAGCCGATTCCGCCAATGGAGGCGTCGATCATGAAGCGAGGGCTGATAAAATAGTAGAGCCCCGGGGCCAGGCCGAGCTCAAAGGAGGAAAGGTCTTCCGT
Coding sequences:
- a CDS encoding efflux RND transporter permease subunit; translated protein: MQRTKKAPEVFKEFKPTSWAVDNKTAMYIITIIITLYGFYTFTTLPKEQFPDIVVPTISVTTVYVGNSPQDIENLVTRPIEKQIKGISGVKVNKVNSISMTDYSIIIVEFDTDITPELAKQKVKDAVDKAKTDLPANLTSQPDVVEFSFSDMPILFVNISGDYDGLKLKSFADKLKDRFESLPEVNKAEIVGAPEREIQINVDPLAMEKAMLTFNDISNAIANENMDISGGQLEVGDMERALRVKGQLASSLQLFDLVVKTPTGGNVRLQDIAEIKDTLKQKESFARLNGKNVITLNIVKRPGENLIDCADQVKAIVAEMKVAELPKDLAVVVTGDQSRQAATSFNELVNTIIIGFLLVLLVLMFFMGVTNAFFVALSVPLSVFVAFIFLPAADIIVGGNVTLNFIVLFALLFGLGIIVDDAIVVIENTHRIFDNGKVPILKAAKMAAGEVFVPVLAGTATVVAPFFPLLFWKGIIGKFMIYLPTILIFTLLASLIVAFIINPVFASSFMKPDEKAPPGKLNIFKKWWLWALFIVGILARMAGIKAFGSFLIILAILLILNRLVIQDLIFAFQRWILPKLMNGYERLLKWLLKGRRPAWSFFSVFILFFVSLFALILRNPDFPFFPSGQPNFIYVYLKMPIGTKAEETDRVLKQLEAKTNQALASLKPGQPGSIVESIISNVAVNANNPMDNNRSVQSNLGRIQVSFVEFAQRPDQPTLPYLDSVRALVKGIPGAQVTVEQEAAGPPTEPPVNIEVAGDDFDAIAKVAKDLYNFLDTSRVDGIENLAVDVDLNNPEVAITVDKERAAIEGISTAQVGDAIRTALFGREASKLKDGEDEYDIMVRYNAEQRHNLQSLLNMRITFRDFNTGRIRQVPISSVTNFDFTSTAGMVKRKNMKRTIQLQSGVTDLTAVPTINQELARKIEQFKASYSMPEGVSIIQTGESEQQQETNAFLGKALLIAMGLIFLILVLQFNSLSKPFIILSEILFSVIGVFFGYAITGMTMPTIMVLVGIIGLAGIVIKNGILLIEFTDELRKRGYKTREAAIEAGKVRIIPVLLTAVSTVLGLIPLAIGFNINFETLLSDFDPQIWIGGDSVVFWGPLAWTIIFGLVFSFFLTLLMIPSMYLIAERLKRPMAKFYGTKFIALLGFLGPFFFIFVGLMYLVRWVTGRKVWNGAYKAGAGDF
- a CDS encoding efflux RND transporter periplasmic adaptor subunit, with the protein product MRTILYVAFLVAFAHSCNKNEGSAPAGNSLAAKNAELAKLKNQQSNLAKKIAAVEAEIIKLDPSKAVQPKLVSIAEIAPEGFEAYINLQGTVSSENISYVAPRNGMGGYVKELLIKEGQYVKKGQLILKLDDQVLRQSIASTRTQLAFAQDLYERTKTLWDDKIGTEVQLLNAKNNVDGLKNQIALQEEQLNTYLVYADQSGIAEIVNIKPGELFTGVGAAGPQIQIVNNNDLSVEVDIPENYATEVKVGTEVLVEIPAIDKAFKTTIGRISQSVNAASVGFTAVCKIPSVAGLKPNMSASVKILSHSNARAIVIPVNIVQSDEKGKYVYLMAENGGKKTAKKVNVTLGELYGDQIEILDGLQPGDQLVTKGYQDLYDGQAVNDI
- a CDS encoding sigma-70 family RNA polymerase sigma factor, which translates into the protein MIKDQNTRETEWLRQEPDKLLAHYQFIVEATVARFISRGFFRPEEKMEIVQEVNVELLEKKMARMQEQYNGSVYLRTYFSKVVYNSCLETARRRKHQPQVFSAETLTEEAARQRSPLEELAIRDELGRLEALLKGHRQYYKLKLCFKLWVRSPLQREDWQFFEGPKTREAVARLQENSQRPGLSEKETFEMAAALFNLLENKDTAADSLRRWVQQQADHFIELLNGNPPVSRYSRETFRTLLRYYF
- a CDS encoding PQQ-dependent sugar dehydrogenase, translating into MRTHQYFLLIALALLAFGCNNTATEATDKNSNEVQPSNQWDDPTIELPGGFRAVVVADSVGRARHIAVRDNGDIYIQLNSEHNGKGIAALRDEDGDGHADRIEYFGSHTGTGIEIQGDFLYCSSDLVVYRYPLPQGGKLLPDESQRALVAGGFPKQDQHESKSFTLNGEGQLFVNVGAPSNACMVQARTRGSTGQDPCPQLQWQAGIWKFETGKLAQTQKEDGQRYATGLRNCVAIQWNPVTNSLFALQHGRDQLSYLYPEMYTDQDNAELPAEEFVSVSEGDDFGWPYCYYDQRKGQKTLAPEYGGDASQQGRCADVKQPILAFPGHLAPNDLVFYTATQYPEKYHNGAFIAFHGSWNRAPLPQKGFFVAFVPMKDGLPAGDWEIFAGNIAGIDNIASPRDAHHRPTGLAVGPDGALYITDSVNGKVWKVVYEAVK
- a CDS encoding TolC family protein is translated as MRTRTIITTIAIAWCGLVSAQTVHTLSLEQAVNLALQNAEELKNLRLDVAIQELNNKEITGTVYPQVSASGQGSYYTNLPLIQFPSSNFPIYEVLQDLGVKDGNGNPVSTSDATTTSQAISFVAPLNVQYGITVNQLIFQPDIFIALQAKETILQYNRDNLSVSENNVKEAVQKAYYSVLIAEEQKRILDETALRLDQLIAEMNKMYKSGFVEKLDIDKLTVSQNNTTAAINQLVNSINISKSLLKNAVGLPINDELNLTEKLEPQDLKALLLVNTSDFNYENRSEIVLLNTARQLQEIDVKRQKAAKLPTVSAFYQLQRSGQRNPDFAPPGGSPWFWYTTGLLGLSVNQPIFDGFQTKHKTGQAKLNLLKVDNSLSQLKRAIDLEQNIARNSLSNALLNLDVQESNTELAREVFETTKKKYEAGVGSSLELIQADTELQRAQGAYFQALYDCYIARIAVYKSLGKL